The genomic interval ACGCGCTCACGATCGTCCTGGCGATCCCGACATTCAGCGACGGGGCGCTCGCGGCCGTGCTGCCGATCGCTGCGCCCGCGACCGCGTCGACGCCGCTGTATCTCGAGGTGTTGGCGGTCATCGTAGCCGTGCTCGTCGTCGGCCTGAGCGTCCGCCCGGCGCGGAACATGCTCTCGGAGACCCAGCTGATGAATACTGCGTTCGATCCGCTCCACCTGGTCAACACCTACGGCGCGTTCGGCTCGGTGACGCGGGACCGTTACGAGGTCGTCGTCGAGGGGACGACCGACGAGGAGATCACCGCGGACACGGAGTGGCGGCCGTATCGGTTCGAGGGGAAGCCGACCGATCCCGGGCGCCGACCGCCGCAGGTCGCACCGTCCCACCTCCGACTCGACTGGCAGCTCTGGTTCGCCGCCATGTCGCCGACGCCGCGCCGGCATCCGTGGTTCTTCCGGCTGCTGGGAAAGCTCCTCGAGGCCGACGAGGATACGCTCGCCTTGCTCGCCGATGATCCGTTCGACGGCGAGCGGCCGACACACGTCCGCGCGGTCCGGTACCGCTACCGGTACACGACGCCCGAGGAGCGCGACGAGACCGGCCGGTGGTGGTCTCGCGAGCGCGTCGGGACGTACGTGGGACCGGTCTCGATCGAGGAGTTACGGATTCGTGAGCCCCAGTTGCGGTGAGCGACGGCGAGCGCCGTTCGGCGGCTCAGTCCTCGTCGGACTCCTGTCGCGCCGGCGGCGTCTTCGAGAGAAGCTGTCCCCACCGGTCGCGGTTGTCGGCGACCCAGCGGTAGGACTGCTCGCGGAACTGTTCGTAATCCCTGAACTGTCGGAGGAACCCGACGACGTCCCCCGCGGGCTCGGCGACGTCGGTGCGGACGAGCGCCTCCTCGATCGAGGCCCCACAGGAGTAGACGCCGTCGTCGGTCATCAGGTGCGAGCAGTCCTCGTAGTTGTCAGGCAGTCGCTCGCGCAGGTCGTCGGTGAGGTCGCTGAACCCGACGATGCGGAGGTCCGTCCGCTCGTCGAAGAAGTCGGCCCACCACGTACAGAAGCCGCAGTCGTCGTCGTAGACGAGCGTCGGCTCGTTCATACCTCGCTTACGGGCCGGAGATACAAACGCTTGTTCTCAGTGTGATCGAAGCCGATCCGAGGACGGGCCAGTAGCGGGCTATTTGGGCCAGGCGGACGTAGCAAGCGCTATGGAGCGGTTCGTCCAGTTGATCGTCGCCGGCGGCGTCGTCCTCGTCGGCGCGCTCTGGCTCGTCGCGGTCGCCGAGGCCTGGTCCGCGGACTGGCTCGCCGGCGTCGCGCTCGCCCTACTCGGAGCGGGGGCCAACGTCGCCGGAATCGTGCGCGAACTCGAGTCCGGTGCGTTCGCCGTCGGTGGGGAGTGAATCGGGCCGTCCCGTTCGCGACCACCACGGTCGGCCAGCGTCGTTTCGGTCGCCACTCGCACCCATGCGAATGGTAGTTAATTATATTTCTTGTCGTCAGTATCACACAACTATGACTTTGCCACAGGGTAGCAATTATCACAGTTCCGGCGTGCAGCGGCGTCGGTTTCTCTCGCTAACCGGCGCCGGCGTCGGGGCGAGCGCGCTCGCGGGGTGTCTGATCGGCGGCGGGGGCGACGACGATGAGCTGCTGATCGGTGGCGTCCATCCGTATACGGGCGGGTTCGCCCTGGTCGCACAGGAGTTCGAACGGGGGTTCGAGTTCGGCCTCGAAGAGGTCAACGACGACGGCGGCATGCTCGACCGCGATCTCGTTCACGACGGGGTCGACACGGAGATGAACGCCAGCGAGGCGGTGACCGCCGCGACGCAGTTCATCGAGCGCGATGACGCCGTCGCGCTGACCGGACCGGTCTCGAGCGACGTCGGCATCCGAATCGCCGACGTCGCCGAGGAACACGAGGTGCCCGTCGTGTTCAATCAGGTGGGGAGTCACGCGGCCATCTCCCGCGACTCACGGTACACCTATCGGTTGGGGCTGCTCCCGGCGCCGACGCTGGCGCAGGCGATCGCGAACTTCATCGACGGCCAGGAGCTGACCACCGTCCGGGCGATCGTCGCGGATTATGAGTACGGTCGCGCCTTCGAGACGGCGATGGAACGGGTCTTTCCCGACGACCTCGACTTCGAGCTGGCGGTGGCGCCGTTCATGGAATCCGATTTCACCGCCTACCTCCGGGACTTCCCCGACGAGTTCGACGCGCTGATCGCGACCTCCCATCCCACCGGGGCGTACAGCATTTTCAGACAGCAACAGGAGCTCGACATAGAGACCGAATACACGTTGGGCGTCTCCGAGGCGAAACCGGCCTGGGACGCGCTCGGCGAGGCGGCGACGGACGGCTACCTTGCAACCCACCAACCGTACCCGTACACCGACGACTACGACGAAATCGGACAGCGGTACCACGAATCGACCGGCGAGGAGTTCGGCGTCCTCGCCTCGCTCGGCTACGTCGCGGCGCAGTTGATCGCGACGGCGATCGAAGACGCCGGCGAGGCAGACCCCGTCGCGGTCGCCGACGCAATGGGAACCGTCGAACTCGACACGCTGTTCGCCGAGCCGATCCGGTACACCGAGTGGGGCGAACTCGACCGGAAGCGGGTGGTGTTCAGCGGGTTCGAGACCGGCACACCGGACTACTACCCCGACGGGGAGTACCGGCTCCAGGAGGAGTTCCTCTCGGACGAACTCAGCGGCTTCGACTCCGACGAGTGGGACATCTGACGGCGGAGACGGATCGACCCGAACGAGCGAGTGACGTCGCGCTCGCGACTCGGCCGTTTCCATGTCGAGCGGTCGAAACATTATTGCGAGTCCCGTCTAATCGGGGCGCATGAGCAGCGCGGCCGGCGTCGGATCGCTCTCGGAACCGCAGGTGTTGGCTCACACCAAGCGGCGGCTCTTTCCGGACGGCACGGACGACGGCGACGACCCCGCACAGCGGGGCTACGCGGTGGCCGACACGCAGTTCTCGCAGGCGGAGTGGCTCCCCGGCCAGCCGATCGCTCCCGAGATCCGCGATCGCCTGGCGCCGTTCAACCACGTTCGAATCGGCGGCGGCTATCCCGACCTGATCGGCGTTCGCGACCTCGACTCCGACCTGCTGGCCGTCGACCGCCTCGGCGACGAGCCGCCGCTGATCGCTATCGAGGCGAAGGGGTATGCGAGCGGCGGCGTCGACACGCAGCGGGGGATCGTCCAGGCTTACGATCGGCTCAACGAGGCGAACGCGGCCTACCTCGCCGCGCCCGTCGACGCGATCTCGGAGACCGACCGCACGCTCGCGACGGAGCTGAACGTCGGCGTCCTCGGCGTCGATTCCGCGGGGGAAGTCGCGGTGCTCGAGGCCCCGCGGGTCGTCGGCAACCGGACGACCACCGAGGCGACGGCGCTGCGATTCCAGGCCAGCGCCCAGGGAGTCGCGGACACGTCGTTCGGCCTGAACCACCCGAAGAACTACCTCGGCTATCCGCTTGCCCACTACGCCGACGGCGACACCGCCGACCTACTGTCCAAATACAAGGTCGTCGGCGCGGTCACGGACGCCAGGCGCGGCGCCGCGTTCCTCGGGCTGATCGAGGACGACGTGACCGTCGAGCTGACCGCGCTCGGCGAGGAAGTCGTTCGGTTCGCGAAATCGCGGTACGGCTCCGCGGAGGCGGCGCTCGCCGAGTTCGAGAACTGGTACCGGTCGCGAAAGCGGTTCGTCGACCTCGCGCCCGAATGGGGCCAGTTGGCCAGGCGCGTGGTCTTCGACTACCGGGCGACGGAGTTGCTCGTCCGGGAGCTCCAACACATGTACGCGGACGGGATCGCCGAGCCGTCGCTGGTGGACCTGGTCACGTATCTGCACGAACTCCACCCGTCGTTCACCGTCGAGCTGTTCGTCCGGGGTGACGACGGGGTCCGGAGCCGCGTACTGACCGAGGACGGCGACCTCCGGCGGTCCGAACTCGAGGACGGATCGGTCTATCACTCGCCGACGGTCTTCCAGTTGAAGGCGATGCTGTATCACACCGGGATTCTGACCGACCGCGGGACGGAACCGCACCGGCTCGATCCGACCGAGGACGTCTGGGCGCTTCGCGAACCTGTGTGAACGTGAATTGGCCCGATTCGGGCACTTACGGACTAGACAACGGCGTCGGGTTCATCTCGGAGAGGCGACCGGTGTGAGTCACCCTTCTACGTACCATAACGCCGATATGCCGATCACAACTGCGGCAAAAAAGGAGAAAACGAAGAACAGAGGGTCAGCCTCTGAACTCAAAAGCAGATACGTAAGGACGATCCCGAGCAGACTCGCTCCGAGAGCGATAAGAGCATCGAGGCGACGGCGAACACCGCGTTCCATACGCTGCTTTTAGACCCGAATATTATAAAAGAGGACGGAAAGCGTGTTCTAAACGACGGAAATGACTCTACAGCGGTTGGACGATAGCGATAACTGCGATCACAGGAGAGCAGAACCTGATCGGGGACGAGCTATTTTGAGTTACTATCCAGTTCGCCCGGTTCGAGATCCTCGTTGAGGTATCGGTTCCCCAGATCGGTGAGCGAATAATATCCGTCGCTTTCTCGGTCGAGCAGTCCCTGGTCGGCGAGCACGCGACAGCGCTGACCGGTGTAATTCGGATGAGAATCAATATTCCGTCCGATAACCGCCGGCGGAACTTCGCCGGCATCCCGCACATACTCCAGAATCGCATCGTCAGTCGGGACCATCCAGTCAGCGCGTTCTCGCATACCGGGCCCCGCGTTCTACGTGGCAATAGAACCCGCTCATGGGACTGAAATCATATCCGAGAACGAATTCTTAGAGCCCTATATACGCAGACGAGTATCTGGACATTCGTATATACAAAGTTATTAAGTGAAGAGGGTTCGGAATGAAATGTGGACGGAAGTGACGGTAGCTCTGCAGAGATAGGTAATCTACTCGCAGACGGAGCCGGTCTCGGCGCTGAGGCGCAGACGCTCCCGTATCCGTGAGCCGAAACCCATGTCAGACGATGACTTTCGGAGCCGTGACGGTTCCGACCGATTCGACGAATCGAGTTCGACTGCTCGAGACTACCCGGACGGCGACTCTCGTCCGATCCACGGCACCGTCCGCGAGCGCCTGGCGCGGATCGATCGAGTCACGCGCACGCTGCTCGCGGACGTCCGGCCCGGCGAAAGTCGCGACGAGGTCGGTCCGCTGGATCCGGACGCGCGCCGCGAGGCCAGGCGCCGCCTTCGGGAGATCAGGGCGGAGGCCAGCCGCGTCGGACTCGTGTTGATCGGTCCGGAGGCGACGATGCCGTACCGCCCCGCCGACGGTGCCGAGTCGGAGGCGACGATACTCGCCCGCGACGGATCGCTCGCGACGACCTATCTCGGACCGGATCCGGGGGCGTTCGAGCGCGACCGCGAGCGCCGACGCGAAGACGCCGATGAGCCCTGACCGAACGAGACGGCCCCGCCGTGCATCGCGGCGATCGCACACGTACGAGTAGGGGACGATGGGAATCCGGTAATTCGAAAGCGAGACCGCGTCCGTGGTAATCCGACCCGTTACGGCGATTCGAATCCGTGTCGCTCTCGATGCGCGGCGAGAAACGTCGCGTGTGGACGCCGTTCCTCGTCGTCGGGCAGCGTGAGCCGTTCGTTCTCGAGGGGCTCGAATTCCTCGTAGCCGTCGAGGTCGGGCTGGTCGGCGACCAGAATCCGATAGTCGTCTGAAACCGCCAGCCAGCCGGTATCGAACGCCCAGTGGTGGAGCCGACAGAGAGCGAGCCCGTTCCGGACGTCATCGCGCCCGTTCTCGCGTTTCGGATAGATGTGGGCGGCCTCGATATCGAGCGTCCCGTTCGGCGACTCGCGTGATTTACCGCAGATGGCACATCGATATTCGTAAGCAGACGTAACCGCCGTTCGGAACGCGCTCGAACGGACTCGTCGCTGGACCGGCGTGAACTCCTCCGTATCGTCGGTCAGGGGCGGTTCGTCGTCACCGGGGTCACCGCCGTCTGCGCTCTGGGTGACCGACTCCGTGAGCGTCTCGAACTCCGCCGGACGGGCGAGTTCGAGCCGTTCCAACGTGAATTGATAGACCATTCGGCCGCCCCGCGAGACGTACTCCGAGTCGACGACGTCGACCAGGCCCTCGTATCGGAGTTCGTCGCTATCCGCCGGCTGATAGAAGAAGTACACCGGGACGGTCGAGCGATCGGCCTGTTTGACGAGGGCGTTGTTCGCGGCCGTTCGTCGCTGATCTCCCTTTTCGGGAAGACCCTCGCCGATATAGGTGAACCGCTCCGCGTCGAGTTCGTCGGCGTACGGGCCGTCTTCGTGAGCTTTGACGACGACGAACTCGAGGTCCCCGTCTTCGTCCGTGCGAGGATTGATGCCCTTGATATACGCGCCGAAGTTAGTGTCGAGTTCCGTCTCGAGTTCGGTCTGCGTATAGCGCTCGCCGCGTTCGAGAGCCGGATACCCCGACGTCCGGCGTCGAGCCAGTTCCCGTCCGCGATCAGTGAGCGAGTTCACGCCGTCGGATCGCGTAACGTATCCGAGGCTCTGTAACCACCCGCGGTGT from Natrinema salifodinae carries:
- a CDS encoding DCC1-like thiol-disulfide oxidoreductase family protein; translation: MNEPTLVYDDDCGFCTWWADFFDERTDLRIVGFSDLTDDLRERLPDNYEDCSHLMTDDGVYSCGASIEEALVRTDVAEPAGDVVGFLRQFRDYEQFREQSYRWVADNRDRWGQLLSKTPPARQESDED
- a CDS encoding ABC transporter substrate-binding protein, with product MTLPQGSNYHSSGVQRRRFLSLTGAGVGASALAGCLIGGGGDDDELLIGGVHPYTGGFALVAQEFERGFEFGLEEVNDDGGMLDRDLVHDGVDTEMNASEAVTAATQFIERDDAVALTGPVSSDVGIRIADVAEEHEVPVVFNQVGSHAAISRDSRYTYRLGLLPAPTLAQAIANFIDGQELTTVRAIVADYEYGRAFETAMERVFPDDLDFELAVAPFMESDFTAYLRDFPDEFDALIATSHPTGAYSIFRQQQELDIETEYTLGVSEAKPAWDALGEAATDGYLATHQPYPYTDDYDEIGQRYHESTGEEFGVLASLGYVAAQLIATAIEDAGEADPVAVADAMGTVELDTLFAEPIRYTEWGELDRKRVVFSGFETGTPDYYPDGEYRLQEEFLSDELSGFDSDEWDI
- a CDS encoding helix-turn-helix domain-containing protein, whose product is MVPTDDAILEYVRDAGEVPPAVIGRNIDSHPNYTGQRCRVLADQGLLDRESDGYYSLTDLGNRYLNEDLEPGELDSNSK
- a CDS encoding HNH endonuclease, with amino-acid sequence MGGEKLNIAVRFFGGAGNYTSVLERLCKYILAENPSETAVIDWIKSNTRATSDDGIRRRLTFLERIELLAFEPDRVRLTRSGMAWLSETDSAVLYELLSTTVRGFDTMLEALLDGPKTDAELGDVIESEHSEFGWNDASGPAQHRGWLQSLGYVTRSDGVNSLTDRGRELARRRTSGYPALERGERYTQTELETELDTNFGAYIKGINPRTDEDGDLEFVVVKAHEDGPYADELDAERFTYIGEGLPEKGDQRRTAANNALVKQADRSTVPVYFFYQPADSDELRYEGLVDVVDSEYVSRGGRMVYQFTLERLELARPAEFETLTESVTQSADGGDPGDDEPPLTDDTEEFTPVQRRVRSSAFRTAVTSAYEYRCAICGKSRESPNGTLDIEAAHIYPKRENGRDDVRNGLALCRLHHWAFDTGWLAVSDDYRILVADQPDLDGYEEFEPLENERLTLPDDEERRPHATFLAAHRERHGFESP